The Acidimicrobiales bacterium nucleotide sequence CGCCATCCGCCCGGTGCGTGGCCGGGGGCTCCTGGGTGGCCGCTCCGCAAGTGGACAAGGTTGCGCCGCCCCCCACGCACACCCACGGTGTTCTCCGTCCCCTTACGGTGCAGTCCAAGCGTCAGGACTGGACAGCGTTGGGCCGGCCTCAGGACACAGTGGTGTTCTCCGTCCCCTTACGGTCCAGTCCAAGCGTCACGACTGGACACGGTTCCCCCGTGGCCGTACCGCGACGTTGTGCCCGCCCTGGGGCCGGGCGGGCGCCGGCTAGACGCTTTCGGTCTCGGCGGGCTGGGCGGGCGCGCCGGCACGCGTGCGTGAGGAGCGGCGGAGCTCGATTACCACGGGGATGACCGAGATGACCGCAACCGCCACGGCGATCGGGATGAGGTAGTGGTCGAGGTTGTGGACCGACTGGCCGACGCCGTAGGCGGCCAGCGTGACCCCGACGGTCCAGACCAGGCCGCCGGTGACCTGCCAGAAGGTGAACCGGCGCGCCGGCATCTCGAGGATCCCTGCCAGCGGGTTCATCAAGGTGCGCACGCCCGGGACGAACCGCGCCAGTACGACCGCCTTGCCCTCGCCGTAACGTTCGAAGATGTCCTCGGCCCGCTCCACGTAGTGGCGCTTGAACAGCCTGGAATCGGGCCGGGCGAACAGAGGCGCTCCGACCCGCCGCCCCAGCACGTATCCCAGCTGCGCACCGGCGAGTGCTCCTACGGCCGCGCAGACGACCAGCAGCACGATGTTCGGGTGGGGGTGGTGGCCGTGGGTATCGGCCGCCCAGAGCCCGGCCGTGATTAGCAGGGTGTCGCCGGGCAGGACTATGCCGAGGAGGATTCCGGTCTCGGCGAAAAGCACCAGCAGCACACCGAACGGCAGCGCAGTGCCGAACCAGTTGAGGATTGTCGACGCACCCACGACCGACGAGGCTACCGGGTAGGGGGCCCGATGCCCCCTCGGGCCTTGAAATCACCATCGCCCGCGTCTCGCTGTACCTTGTCCGCCGAGCGGCGGCCACGCGGTCCGCCCTGTCTTTCTATATGCCACCCTCATTGCGACCATGCCAAAACCGCTAGTCATCGTCGAGTCGCCGGCCAAGGCCAAGACGATCGCGGGCTTCCTCGGCTCCGACTACCACGTCGAGTCTTCCATCGGGCACATACGCGATCTCCCGCGCAACGCCGCGGACGTGCCGCCGGCGTTCAAGGGCGAGCCGTGGGCCCGGCTGGGGGTAGACGTCGACAACGACTTCAAGCCTCTTTATGTCGTTTCCCGCGACAAGAAGGACCAGGTCAGGAAGCTCAAGTCCGTGTTGAAGGACGCCAGCGAGCTCTACCTCGCGACCGATGAGGACCGCGAGGGCGAGTCGATCGCCTGGCATCTCCTCGAGGTGCTGGCGCCGCGCGTCCCGGTGAAGCGGATGGTTTTCCACGAGATCACTCGAGCGGCCATCGAGCGCTCCGTCCGGGAGTGGCGCGAGCTCGACCGGCGCCTCGTCGACGCGCAGGAGACGAGGCGCATTCTCGACCGCCTCTACGGCTACGAGGTCAGCCCCGTCCTCTGGAAGAAGGTCGGGCCGGCCCTCTCCGCAGGGCGGGTGCAGTCGGTCGCGACCCGCCTGATCGTCGAGCGCGAGCGGGCGCGCATGCGATTCACTGCAGCCGACTACTGGGACCTCAGCGGAGTCTTCTCCGGCCAGGACGGAGCCTCCGACAACACGCCATTCCCTGCGGGCCTCGCGACCCTCGACGGCCGCCGGCTCGTCACCGGCAGGGACTTCGGCGAGGACGGCAGGGTCACCCGCGACGACGCCGTCCGCCTCGACGAACAATCGGCGCGCGACCTCGCCGGCCGCCTCGCCGACGCGCAGTTCACCGTGCGCTCTGTCGAGGAGAAGCCCTGGAGGCGAAGCCCCCACCCGCCGTTCATGACCTCCACGTTGCAGCAGGAGGCCGGCCGCAAGCTTCGCTTTTCCGCAGCGAGGACGATGCGCGTGGCGCAGGACCTGTACGAGTCCGGTCACATCACCTACATGCGAACCGACTCGACCACCTTGTCCGCTGAGGCCCTGCAGGCGGCTCGCGCGCAGGCCAAATCACTCTTCGGTGACGAGTACGTGCCGGCACAGCCCCGCCGTTACAACAAGAAGGTCAAGAACGCGCAGGAGGCGCACGAGGCGATCCGCCCCGCCGGCGACCGCTGGAGGACCCCGGAGCAGACCGGCCTCCGCGGCGACCAGCTGCGCCTGTACGAGTTGATCTGGATGCGGACCGTTGCGTCGCAGATGGCGGACGCGGTAGGCCAGAGCGTCTCGGCGCGGTTGGGGGCGACGTCGTCACAAGGGGCCGGCAGCGGCTCCCTGCCGGCCGGCCCGATCGACGCCGAGTTCGCGGCAAGCGGGCGCGTCATCACGTTCCCCGGCTTCCTGCGTGCCTACGTGGAAGGGGCGGACGACCCGGACGCGGAGCTGGAGGACCGTGAAGTCAGGCTTCCGCCGCTGTCGGTCGGTGACCGGCTCTCGGTCGTGTCGCTCGACGCGGAAGGGCACACCACGCAGCCTCCCGCGCGCTACACCGAGGCGTCGCTCGTGAAGGCGATGGAAGAGATGGGGGTGGGCCGTCCCTCCACCTACGCGAGCATTCTCGACACGATCCAGGGCCGTGGGTACGTGTGGAAGAAGGGCTCCGCGTTGGTGCCTTCGTGGATTGCCTTCGCTGTCGTCGGGCTGCTGGAGCGGCACTTCGCGAAACTGGTCGACTACGGGTTCACGGCGTCGATGGAAGACGACCTAGACGAGATAGCGCGCGGTGATGAAGAGTCGGTGCCATGGCTCACGCGCTTCTACTTCGGGAATGGACAGCTCGGCCTCAAGGAGCTCGTGTCGCACAATCTCGGAGAGATCGATGCCCGCGAGGTGAACTCGATCCCGATCGGAGGGGCGGAGTCGGGGATCGTGGTCAGGGTGGGTCGATACGGGCCGTACGTGCAGCGGGGCGAGGAAGAGCGGGCGTCCCTTCCTGACGATCTCGCACCCGACGAGCTGACAGTGGAGCGCGCGGTCGAGCTGCTCGAGGCCGGATCGTCGGACAGGGTCGTAGGGGAGGATCCGGAATCGGGCTTGCCGGTGGTAGTGAAGGCCGGTCGTTTCGGGCCGTACGTGCAGGTCGGTGAGAGCAGGGACGGTGACGGGAGCAAGCCCAGAACGGCGTCTTTGTTCCGAAGCATGGACCCCGCGACCGTCACGCTGGACGACGCGCTGCGGCTGTTGACCCTGCCGCGAACCGTCGGGGTCGACCCGGCGGATGGCGAAGAGATCGTCGCGAGCAACGGCCGCTACGGTCCCTATCTCAAGAAGGGAAGCGACACGAGGTCCCTCGAATCCGAGGACCAGCTTCTGGCCGTCACGCTGGAAGAGGCGCTCGCCGTGTTCGCGCAACCGAAGCAGCGGCGCGGCAGGGGTGCCGCCGCGCCACCCTTGCGTGAGATGGGAACGGATCCGGTGAGCGGAGGCGCGATCGTGTTGAAGGAAGGGCGCTTCGGGCCTTACGTGACCGACGGGACCACCAACGCGTCGCTGCGAAAGGGTGACACGGTCGAAGCCATCACCCCCGAGCGCGCGGTCGAGCTGCTGGCGGAACGGCGTGACGCGCCGCCGAGGCCGGGCCGTGCCCGGGGTACCAAGAAAGCCGCTACCAGGAAGGCAGCTGCGAAGACGGCGACCACCAAGAAGGCCGGTGCGAAGACGGCGACCACCAAGAAGGCCACCACCAAGAAGGCGGCCTCGAGGAAGCGGAGCGGGTAGCTGAGCCGCCCACCTCGGGGACGGTTCATCGTGTTCGAGGGCGCGGACGCGACCGGGAAGTCCACCCAGGCGTCGCTGCTCGCGGATCGCCTCGGCGCACTCCTCACGAGAGAGCCCGGTGGGACGCCGCTCGGCGAGCGGGTCCGCGCCCTGTTGCTCGACGAGGCGTCTCCCGCCGTCAACGACCGAGCCGAGGTGATGCTCATGCTCGCCGCTCGCGCCCAGCACGTCGCCGACGTGATCGAACCTGCTCTCTCGGCGGGGCGTGACGTGGTCTGCGACCGTTTCTCCGGGAGCACCGTCGCATACCAGGGATACGGCCGGGGGCTGGACCCGACCGAGCTGCAGCGCCTCTCGGCGTGGGCAGAGGCGGGCGTTGAGCCCGACCTGACCGTGCTGCTCCAGCTGGACGGGGCCGTCGCGGAGTCACGAAGAGTGGACCGCGGGGCTGCCGACCGCATAGAGGGACAGGGGAAAGACTTCGCGTCGCGTGTGGCGGACGGATTTGCAGCGCAGGCGGTCGCGGACCCGGGCCGTTGGAGGGTGGTCGACGCAGCAGGCAGCATCGACGAGGTTGCCGAGAAGGTGTGGAAGGCGGTCTGCGGTGGTTAGCGCGACCGGATCAGCCTTGTTCGATCGGGTCGTCGGCCAGGAACGCGCGATCGCGACCCTGAACGCAGCTGTTGCCCGCCCGGTACACGCGTACCTGTTCGTGGGCCCGGCCGGGACCGGAAAGGCCGCCGCCGCTGTCGGTTTCGCGGCGGCGCTGCTCTGCCCCAACGATCCGCCCGACGGCACGTGCGACTCCTGCCGCAGGATCCTCAGTGGCCTCCATCCCGATGTCGTCCAAGTGGAACGAGAGGGAGCATCCATCAGCATCGACGCCGCCCGCGAGGTCACACGCATCGCGGCCACCAGTCCGGTGGAGGGGGAGCGCAAGGTCATCATCCTCCACGACTTCCACCTGGTCAAAGAGTCGGGGCCAGCCTTGCTGAAGACGATCGAAGAGCCGCCGCCAACGAGTTTCTTCGTCATTCTCGCCGAGCACCTCCCGCCCGAACTGGTGACGATCGCCAGTCGTTGCGTACGGATCGAGTTCGCCGCGCTGAGTGAAGTTCGCATCGCGGAGCAGCTGGAGAGCGAAGGGGCGGACCCGCTTCGCGCGTCACACCTCGCTCAAGCGTCCGGTGGCCGGCTCGACCGCGCCCGCCTGCTCGCGGCCGACGAGATGTTCGAGGATCGACGAGAAGCCTGGCGGGCAGTGCCTTCGCGCCTGGACGGAACCGGGGCTACAGCCGCCGCGATCGCCGACGAGCTCATGGCCTTGCTCGACTCGAGTGTCGCACCTCTGTCGGCTCGCCACGCGACCGAGCGGGCAGCGCTCGAGGAACGCAACGCGCGCGCTGCGGAAGTTTCGGGCGGCGGGAAGTCGAAGGGCCGGGCAGCCAAGGCGACCCTCTCCGCCGGTGTCAAGGAGCTCGAGGAGCGTCAACGCCGCGAGGTCCGCCGGCAGCGCACGGACGAGCTGCGCGCCGGGCTGGCGTCCCTCGCCGCCGCGTACCGGGACCGCATCGGAGGCTCCAACCCAGCCGATCCGCATCGAGGGCCCACCGGGATCTCCAAAACACTCGACTCCGTCACACTCGTCGATCGGCTGTCCAGCGATCTGCAGTACAACCCGGGCGAGTTGCTCGCGCTGCAGGCTCTGCTCGTCAAGCTCGGGCGGATCGCCCTCCGGGGTTGACGACACCGGTCTCGTAGGCGATCACCACCAGCTGTGCGCGATCGCGCGCTCCGAGCTTGCTGAGGATCCGGCTCACGTGCGTCTTGGCGGTCAGCGGGCTCATGTACAGCGCCTTGGCGATCTCCTCGTTCGAGAGCCCGGTCGCCACGAGGACCAGCACCTCGCGCTCGCGCTCCGTGAGCCGTTCGAGATCGACGGCGGCCGAACCGGCCGGCCGTCCGCCGTCGACGCCGGGAGTGTTGAGAACCTCCTCGATCAGTCGCCGGGTGACGCTGGGGGCAAGCAGCGCGTCTCCGCCGGCGACCACACGGATGCCGGCGAGGAGGTCGGCCGGGTCCGTGTCCTTGAGCAGGAACCCGCTCGCCCCGGCCCGCAACGCTTGGAAGACGTAGTCGTCCGTCTCGAAGGTCGTAAGTATTACGACACGAGTCGATGCGAGGCCCGGGTCGCAGCAGATGAGCCGCGTCGCTTCGAGCCCGTCAACCTGGGGCATGCGAATGTCCATCAGGACGAGGTCCGGGCTGAGCCGACGTGCCGCCTCGTAAGCCTCGCGACCGTCGCCGGCTTCGCCGACAACGTCGAGATCGGGATCGGATCCGATGAGTACCTTGAACCCGGCGCGTACCAACGCCTGGTCGTCGGCCAGCAGGACCCTGATCACGCGTGCTCCCCCGGGACGGCCACCGCCGCCGGGACCTCCAGAACGGCCCTCACCCGCCAACCGCCGTCTGGGCGCGGGCCGGCTTCGAGTGTTCCCCCGAACGCGCCCGCGCGCTCGCGCATCCCGGCGATCCCGGCGCCGGCGCCCGTGCCGGCAGTTGCCGCGGGCATGTCGACGGGCGCTGCCGCGATGCCAGCCCCGCCTGGGCCGACAAGGACCCGCTGACCGTCGTCGTCGACTTCGAGGATCAACCTGCCGGGTTGGAAGGAAACCGTCACCGAGGCGCTGGCCCCCGGCCCAGCATGGCGCAACACGTTGGTAAGGGACTCCTGCACGATTCGATAGGCGGCGAGCTCGAGTCCCTCCGGAAGACCTCCCGGCGGATCGCCATCGAGCCTCAGGGTGGTTGCCACCCCCGCCTGCGTGGTGGCGTCCACCAGGGCCGGTAGCTGCCCGAGGCGCGGGGCCGGAGCGGTGCCGTCGCCGAAATCGGCTTGGCGGAGCACGTTCAGGATCGCCCGGAGCTCGCGCAGTCCCTCGCGGCTCGCGTCCTTGATGGCCGCGAGAGCTTCTGCTGCCTGGCCGGGCTTGTCGTCGAGTACATGGGCTGCGACACCGGCCTGGATGTTGATCATCGACATGGTGTGGGCGACCACGTCGTGGAGCTCGCGCGCTATACGCATCCGCTCGGCGTCGACCCGCCGACGAGCCTCTTCTTCGCGATCACGTTCGGCCCTCTCCGCCCGCTCCTTCATGGCCACGAACACCTGCCGGCGGGCGTTGACGGCTATGCCCACGGCTATGGACGCCACCACGCACACGACCATCACGGAGTTGGTTCCTCCGAGCCATCCGAACGGGCCGCCCAACCCGGTTGCGACGAAGATCATGGCAGCCGCTACCGCTCCGCCCGTGAAAGCCGTCGAGCGCGATTCGACAGTCGCAACCGTGTACAAGGCCACGTAAACCTCGAGCAGGGCGGCCCCCGGCACGTAACCCGCTGCGGCGTAGGCCGTCACCAGACCGACCGTCACAGCGAGCGTGGGCACCGGCCTCACCCGGCGCCAGATCAACGCCAAGCCCGCGAGCACCACGAGCGCGTACGCGAAGTTCGGCTGGTGGGCGTCGATGAAGCGCAGCTCCGCGCTCGTCACATGGACCCTCGGACGGGACTCGGCGACCGAACCCGCTGCCGCGATCAGCGTGACCGCGATCGCCGCCAGCACGTCGAACGCCCATGCCCGTGTCCAGCGCTCGGCCCACGCCATGGGCTGAAGGCTAACCCTCCTACCCCGCGGCATCATCGCCCCCAGGTAGTCCCCTGCTGTACAGCGCTGGTAGTACGCGGCCGCTCCGATCCTCTCCAGGTTGGAGGCGAAGAACCGACTCCTGGGCCAGCCGCCCGTGGTCTGCTTGGACGCGCCTGGTGCTACGCAACCGCAACGCGTTCGCCGTGATCGGCGGGGCGATCCTCGTGGCGCTCATCCTGCCTGTCTTCGCTCTCAACCTCGGCGAGCCGAAGACCTCAGCGCTCGCACAAAGCGGTGAAGCGCATGCAGCGCTCACGACACTGCAGTCGGGTGGCGTGCCGTCAGGGATCATCGAACCGATGGAGGTGCTGGTCTCCGACACCAGCGCGCAGTCCGTCGCCGCACGCCTCGCGAAGGTCCCCGGCGTCTACACGGCAGCGGTCTCCGACGCTCCGTCTTTCCACCGCGCAGGGACCACACTCGTCGAGGTTCTCGCGTCGGCGGAGCCGAGCAGCGCCTCGGGCGGTTCGACGATCGCTGTGGTCCGGTCCGTCGCTTCGCACCTGACGGGTGTCGAAGGTGTCGGCGGGTCGGGTCCGGGCCAAGTTGATTTCGTCCACGCTGTCTACGGGTCGTTCCCTCTCATGCTGACCCTGATCGGCCTGGCAACGCTCCTCCTTCTTACGAGAGCCTTCCGTTCCGTGGTCCTCGCCGCGAAAGCTGTGCTGTTCAACGTGCTCTCGGTTGCGGCCGCTTACGGGATCATGGTGGTCGTCTGGCAGGAAGGCCATGGAAGCCAGGCGCTGTGGTCCATCCCCGCCACGGGGTCCATCACGGTGTGGGTGCCGATCATGGTGTTCGCGTTCCTTTTCGGTCTGTCGATGGACTACGAGGTGTTCATCCTCGACCGCATCCGCGAGGAGTATGACCGTACGGGATCCACCGATGGAGCGGTCGTGACAGGCATAGGGCGGACAGGTCGGCTGGTGACGAGTGCGGCGCTCATCCTGTTCCTCGGCTTCCTTTCGATGTCCACCGCGGGCATGACGGACCTCAAGGTCATGGCCACGGGTCTCGGCGCCGGCATCCTGCTCGACGCGGTCGTGGTGAGATCGCTCCTCGTGCCGGCTCTCGTCGGTGTACTGGGGGACTGGAACTGGTACCTCCCGCCTTGGATGGCGCGGGCACTGTTCATCAAGTCCCCGCCTACCCCCGACATGGCGATCCCCGGCCGGGACCACGTCCTGGTAGGCGCCGGCGAAGCTAGGGAGAAGTGACTGCTCCTTCGCTCTCCGCCAGTTGGTCCGGATTAGGACGGTTGCTCCCCGCGTGTCTGTCCGGTTTGGGGCAGGGTTGATGAAGCGTTGCGGGGACTATTGGTCCAAGCGCCGAATATGTCAGTGACACCACACCCCGGCGGGAGGTTCGGGGAAGGAGGTCACGGTGTTCGATCCAGCAAAGTTCATACCGGCCAAAGACAAGGTGTGCGAGAAGACGGCTTACCCGTCCCCGTACGAACTCGCCTGGCAGGAGTCGCATTCGGGCAAGGGCCTGTCCGACGCGATCGAAGCGGTCAAGAGCACCCTCGGCGTGACATACGACATGGCATCGTCGCTGGTCTGGGCGGAGATCACTGCACAGTCGCCCCGCGTCCCATCCTGACGGGGCTCACGGCGGGCGGGGGGGTTGGGCGTCGGCGGAAGGGGCACTCTGCCGGCGCCTGACCAATCATGGAGATACCCGTTGACCGACAGCGGGTATCTCCATTGAATCTTTGAGCGACCTCGCGCGATTAGCTCCCCACGCCGGCGCGTGCCGACTGGATCGCCCGCCACACCCGCTCAGGTGTGCACGGCATGTCGATGTGCTTGATGCCGAGATACGAGACGGCGTCGACCACGGCGTTGTGCACGGCGGGCGTCGACCCGATCGTGCCCGATTCCCCGATTCCCTTCGCGCCCAAGGGGTTGCGGGGGCTGTCGGTTTCGGTGTTCGACACCTCGAAGCTGCACAACTCGCTCGCCGCGGGCATCAGGTAGTCCATCAGGTTCGAGGTCAGCGGGTTGCCGTTGGCGTCGTACTGCATCCACTCGAAGAGCACCTGGGCCGCGCCCTGTGCTATTCCTCCATGCTGCTGGCCCTTCACGAGAAGGGGGTTGAGGATCCGGCCGCAGTCGTCGACGGCGATGTGCCTGAGCATGGTCACCTTGCCGGTCTCGGTGTCGACCTCGACTACCGAGACGTGCGCTCCGAACGGGAAGGTGGAGTTTCCGCCGTCGAAGTCACCCTCGTGGCGCAGAGGCCCGGGCTCTAGACCTTCGGGCAGCTTCGAAGCGTCCTTGGACGCCGCCGCGAGGTCCGCCCACGAGACGGTCCTGCCCGGCACGCCTGCGACGTGGAGGCCTCCGTCGCCGGTCACGATGTCGTCCGCGCTGGCCTCGAGCGTGTGGGCCGCGATCTGCTTGGCGCGCGAGAGCACCTCCTTCGACGAAGCGAAGATGGCATTGCCAGCCGTCTGCAGCGAACGGGACCCCATCGTTCCCGACCCCCTCGGCACCGCCGCCGTGTCGGAGTTGACGAACCTGATCTTGTCCATGGGTATGCCAAGCACTTCGCTCGCCACCATCGCGAAGGCGGTGTGGTGCCCCTGCCCGTGAGCACTGGTACCGGCGGAGATGGTCGCGGTGCCGTCGTCGTTGATCTCAGCGGAGCCATACTCGGTGTGCAATCCGAGTGGCGCAGTCACCTCGACGTACGTCGAGACACCGATTCCAAGCTGCAGGCGGTCGCCGTTCTTCCGTCGACGTTCCTGTTCGGCACGGAGCTCGTCGTAACCGGAGGCCGCCAGTGCCGCGTCGAGCGCCTTGGCGTACTCGCCAGAGTCGTACGCGCCCCCGGTCACCGTCGTTACGGGGAAAGCCTCAGGTGGGATGAAGTTGCGCCGGCGTAGCTCCGCCGGGTCTATCCCCATCTGGTCGGCGGCGACGTCGATCACCCGCTCGATCAGCTGGGTGGCCTCGGGCCGGCCCGCGCCGCGGTACGCGCCGACGGGGGTCGTGTTGGTCACCACGCTGGTCGCGTTGAACCTGACCTTCGGGATGTCGTAGACGCCGACCGACATCATTTGGGTGAGCATCGGTAGCACGGCGCCGATGGCGGGGTACGCGCCGCCCGAAGCGACGACGTTGGCGTCGAGGCCGACGATCTTGCCGTCCCCACTTAGGCCGAGCTTGGCGTTCATCGTGAAGTCACGTCCGTGGACGAGGGTGACCATGTCCTCCGAACGGGTCTCGATCCACTTGACCGGCTTGCCGAGGCGCATGGCGGCCGCGGCGGCCACGAGGTACTCGACGTAAACAGCGGCTTTCGGTCCGAAGCCGCCACCCACCCATGGGCACACCACCCGCACGATGCTCGGATCGAGCCCGAGGAATCCGGCGATGACCGGCTGAACCGAGTGCGGCGCCTGGTGGGAGATCCAGCAGGTGATGCCGCCGGCGGGCTCGCCCGGGACCATCAGGCAACCGTTCGGCTCCATCGGGACTCCAGCCAGGCGCTGGCTGACCATCTCCACCTCGGCGACGACGTCGGCGCCCTCCAGCGGGTCCTCCTCGCCGAAGTTGGTGGCGAAGCACACGTTGCTCCCGTTCTCCGGGAAGAGAAGCGGCGCGTCTGCCGCAAGAGCGTCCTGCTGCGATACGACGGCGCGCAGAGGCTCTATGTCGACCACGACGGCCTCGGCAGCGTCGACAGCGTGAGCCGCCGTGTCCGCCACGATCGCCGCTACGACGTCACCCACGAACCGCACCCTGTCCTTCGCGAACACAGGCCGGTTGAAAGTCTCGGGCATGAGCGGGAACCCCTGGAACGACGGGAGCCCGAGGTCGTCCCCGCCGGCGTGGTAGACCGCGATCACCCCGGGCATGCCCTCGGCTTCGCTCACGTCGACGCTACGCAGCTCGCCGTGAGCCACGTTCGAGCGCACGAAATGAATTTGCGCCGAGGAGGCGCCGGCCTCGAGATCGTCGACGTACTTTCCCGCCCCCGTCAGCAGCGTCGGATCCTCCAACCGAACGACGGAGTTCCCGAGGATCGATCCTGATTCGGCCATGCTCTCCCCCTGGTAGGTGTGGCTGGGTGTGGCGACTCTACAGCCGCACCCAAACTCTGTGCTCCCGGTGCTCTCCGCCGGCCGCCCTCATAGTCGGTTGCTAGCCTGCTCCCGGCAGGTCTTGAGGTCGCCCGAGTAGCTCAGCCGGCAGAGCAACGCACTCGTAATGCGTAGGTCAGGGGTTCGATTCCCCTCTCGGGCTCTCCGAAACCCTTTCGGCAAAAGGGTTTCTTGCCCCTCCGTCTGCTTCGTCGTGTAGGATCTTCTGGAAACCCAACAGAAAACCCAACAACCGGGTTGGGTCAGCGGGGGAGGAGTGCCGTGGCCGGCAGTCTGCGACAAGTTGCGGGTAAGCCCGACACATGGGAATTGCGCGTGTACCTCGGTCGTGATTCGAACGGCAGGATCCGCCACAAGCACTCCCGATTTCACGGGTCGCGTCGCGCTGCCGAGCGAGAGCTGGCCCGCCTCGTGGCCGAGCAGGAGGTCGAACCTCAAATCGTGAGCGAGGAGCCGAAGTCGTGGGGACTGTCGACCACCGTCAACGATGCCATCACGGCTTGGAGCGAGAATGGCTGGGAGGATCTGTCGCCCAAGACAGCTCGGAGATACCAGGATGTCTGGGACAACCACATTCGGTCTTCTGTGGGCCGCCGAAGGATCGCCTCGCTTGGTCCATACGAAGTCGAGAGCTTCTTCCGGCAACTGAAGCGGGATGGATTATCGGAGGGCAGCGTGCGAATGGTCCGAGCTGTCCTTCACCGAGCGTGTCGACTGGCACGTCGATGGAGTGGCAATGTCCTCCCGAATCCCATTTCGGATGCGGAGCTTCCCAGCTGGACCCTCGATGAGCAAAGTACCCCCGTTCGTGCGCCCACCCTCGCGGAAGTAAGGAAGCTGCTAGCCGCATCCGACAACGAGGAGATCAGGGTCGCGGTGTTCTTTCGGCTTCTTGCCGCGACCGGGATCAGGCGGGGCGAGGCCTGTGCGCTGAGATGGTCTGACCTGGATCAGCCCGGCTCGGCCATTCGCGTCGATGAGTCGATCGTGGCGGGCAAGGGCGGCGCCGTAGTCAAAGGGCCCAAGACAAGGGCGAGCATCCGCAGCGTCGCGTGTGATACTCGAACCTTGGACGGGCTCAGGGAGCTTCGGATCGAGCAGGAGCGTCTGGCTTCGTCGTGCGGTGAGACACTCCCCAGCGATGGATTTGTGTTCTCGTTCGAACCTGGCGGGCGGACACCCCCATACCCGGACTCCTTCAGTCATGCGATGAGCCGCATTCGAAGGAAGGCCGGGGTTCCGTCGGATGTGCACCTGCATTCGCTTCGTCACTTTCACGCGACGGCGCTGGATGCCGTCATAAGCGAGGCGCAGAAGCAGGCGAGGCTTGGCTGGTCGACAGTCCACATGGCTCGCCACTACACCGGTGGGGTGCCCGAGGAGGATCGACGCGCTGCAGAGCATGTCGGAGAACTGCTCGGCCGGCAGGCTGATGAGAAGCCGCCGAAGGGACGCCGATCATAGGCCTGAAGCGGCGGTGGCTGGTCGATGCTTCTGAGTCTGGTTTGCGGTGGGACATCAGCTCGCCTCACTTCGCGACTTGCGGTGCTGCTCCGCTGGCCGGAGGCGGTTCGCCGTCTAGAAGCCGTTGCACTGCCGCTCGCGCAATCCGTAGACGCCCATTGATCCTGAAGACCGGTAGGGGCAGATCACCACGCTCGATGGAGCGGTAGATCGAGGATCGGTTGGTACCGAGCAGGATTGCGACCTCGTCGACGCTCAGGAGGGGCTTGCTGATGCGTTCATGTTTGGTCATGCTCGGACTCCCTTCCGACAGCGGGTTGAGCGATGAGCGAACTCTCGTGATCGTCATCGGTTGCTTGTCGCCCGTTGGATGATTTGCCTGAACGCCTCGACAACCGAATTCCACCAGTCGGCTCCGAGCGGTTTGGGCGGGGCGGGGCGGGGCGGGTAGAGGGTGATGATTCGTGGCGCCCAGGTGGTGTGCGCGAGGTAGGCGCACCCGGCCGGCAACGCGTTGATCTGCTCGGGGGGTATGCGTGGGCGTTGTTGTACGTGT carries:
- a CDS encoding MMPL family transporter is translated as MLRNRNAFAVIGGAILVALILPVFALNLGEPKTSALAQSGEAHAALTTLQSGGVPSGIIEPMEVLVSDTSAQSVAARLAKVPGVYTAAVSDAPSFHRAGTTLVEVLASAEPSSASGGSTIAVVRSVASHLTGVEGVGGSGPGQVDFVHAVYGSFPLMLTLIGLATLLLLTRAFRSVVLAAKAVLFNVLSVAAAYGIMVVVWQEGHGSQALWSIPATGSITVWVPIMVFAFLFGLSMDYEVFILDRIREEYDRTGSTDGAVVTGIGRTGRLVTSAALILFLGFLSMSTAGMTDLKVMATGLGAGILLDAVVVRSLLVPALVGVLGDWNWYLPPWMARALFIKSPPTPDMAIPGRDHVLVGAGEAREK
- a CDS encoding site-specific integrase produces the protein MVRAVLHRACRLARRWSGNVLPNPISDAELPSWTLDEQSTPVRAPTLAEVRKLLAASDNEEIRVAVFFRLLAATGIRRGEACALRWSDLDQPGSAIRVDESIVAGKGGAVVKGPKTRASIRSVACDTRTLDGLRELRIEQERLASSCGETLPSDGFVFSFEPGGRTPPYPDSFSHAMSRIRRKAGVPSDVHLHSLRHFHATALDAVISEAQKQARLGWSTVHMARHYTGGVPEEDRRAAEHVGELLGRQADEKPPKGRRS
- a CDS encoding helix-turn-helix domain-containing protein, whose translation is MTKHERISKPLLSVDEVAILLGTNRSSIYRSIERGDLPLPVFRINGRLRIARAAVQRLLDGEPPPASGAAPQVAK
- a CDS encoding xanthine dehydrogenase family protein molybdopterin-binding subunit, with product MAESGSILGNSVVRLEDPTLLTGAGKYVDDLEAGASSAQIHFVRSNVAHGELRSVDVSEAEGMPGVIAVYHAGGDDLGLPSFQGFPLMPETFNRPVFAKDRVRFVGDVVAAIVADTAAHAVDAAEAVVVDIEPLRAVVSQQDALAADAPLLFPENGSNVCFATNFGEEDPLEGADVVAEVEMVSQRLAGVPMEPNGCLMVPGEPAGGITCWISHQAPHSVQPVIAGFLGLDPSIVRVVCPWVGGGFGPKAAVYVEYLVAAAAAMRLGKPVKWIETRSEDMVTLVHGRDFTMNAKLGLSGDGKIVGLDANVVASGGAYPAIGAVLPMLTQMMSVGVYDIPKVRFNATSVVTNTTPVGAYRGAGRPEATQLIERVIDVAADQMGIDPAELRRRNFIPPEAFPVTTVTGGAYDSGEYAKALDAALAASGYDELRAEQERRRKNGDRLQLGIGVSTYVEVTAPLGLHTEYGSAEINDDGTATISAGTSAHGQGHHTAFAMVASEVLGIPMDKIRFVNSDTAAVPRGSGTMGSRSLQTAGNAIFASSKEVLSRAKQIAAHTLEASADDIVTGDGGLHVAGVPGRTVSWADLAAASKDASKLPEGLEPGPLRHEGDFDGGNSTFPFGAHVSVVEVDTETGKVTMLRHIAVDDCGRILNPLLVKGQQHGGIAQGAAQVLFEWMQYDANGNPLTSNLMDYLMPAASELCSFEVSNTETDSPRNPLGAKGIGESGTIGSTPAVHNAVVDAVSYLGIKHIDMPCTPERVWRAIQSARAGVGS